The following proteins are encoded in a genomic region of Brachypodium distachyon strain Bd21 chromosome 1, Brachypodium_distachyon_v3.0, whole genome shotgun sequence:
- the LOC100821844 gene encoding nucleosome assembly protein 1;1 isoform X1, translating to MGGEKENLGLSDINSSLPAATAALTAEDRAGLVNALKDKLQSLAGHADLLETLSPNVRTRVEFLRGVQSQHDEIEAKFFEERTALEVKYEKLYEPLYTKRHDIVNGVVEVDTVAKEPTSDKAAEGQDSDAKGVPDFWLTAMKTNEVLTDEILERDEAALKYLKDIKWSRIDDPRGFKLEFVFNTNPFFKNSVLTKTYHMVDDDDPILEKAIGTEIEWYPGKNLTQKILKKKPKKGSKNAKPITKTEECESFFNFFNPPQLPEDEVDIDEDTADELQGQMEHDYDIGTTIKEKIIPHAVSWFTGEAVQAEDFGDMEDGDDDGEEEEEDDDDDEDGDEDEDKDEDEDEDDEEEESKPKKKPAGKSKQLSSKGGAQPNAEQPTECKQQ from the exons ATGGGCGGCGAAAAGGAAAACCTCGGCCTCTCCGATATCAACAGCTccctccccgccgccaccgccg CTCTCACCGCCGAGGACCGTGCCGGCCTCGTCAATGCCCTGAAG GACAAGCTGCAGAGCCTGGCCGGACACGCGGACTTGCTCGAGACACTCTCGCCCAATGTCAGGACGCGTGTCGAGTTTTTGAGGGGCGTTCAG AGCCAACATGATGAGATTGAGGCAAAGTTTTTTGAGGAACGAACTGCGCTTGAAGTGAAGTACGAAAAGCTGTATGAACCATTGTACACCAAG aggcATGACATTGTAAATGGAGTTGTGGAGGTTGATACTGTTGCTAAAGAACCGACCAGCGATAAGGCTGCTGAGGGGCAAGATTCAGATG CTAAAGGTGTCCCAGATTTTTGGCTCACTGCTATGAAAACAAATGAAGTGCTGACTGATGAG ATCCTAGAGCGTGATGAGGCTGCTTTGAAATATCTAAAAGATATCAAGTGGTCTAGAATTGACGACCCGAGGGGTTTCAAGCTGGAGTTTGTCTTTAATACAAACCCTTTCTTCAAGAACTCTGTTCTTACAAAAACCTATCACATGGTTGATGACGATGACCCGATTTTGGAGAAAGCAATTGG GACTGAAATTGAGTGGTATCCTGGGAAAAATCTTACACAGAAGATTCTCAAAAAGAAACCCAAGAAAGGTTCAAAGAATGCGAAGCCTATTACTAAAACTGAAGAATGCGAGAGCTTCTTCAACTTTTTCAACCCTCCACAATTACCTGAAGATGAAGTGGACATTGATGAAGATACT GCTGATGAGCTTCAGGGTCAAATGGAACATGATTATGACATTGG GACAACCATAAAGGAGAAGATCATCCCTCATGCTGTTTCTTGGTTCACTGGTGAGGCTGTGCAAGCTGAGGATTTTGGGGATATGGAAGATGGAGATGAtgacggagaagaagaagaagaagatgatgatgatgatgaagatggtGACGAAGATGAGGACAAGgatgaagatgaggatgaagacgatgaggaagaagagagcaaACCAAAGAAGAAG CCGGCAGGCAAATCAAAG cagctATCGTCAAAGGGTGGTGCCCAACCGAACGCCGAGCAACCAACAGAGTGCAAGCAGCAGTAG
- the LOC100844227 gene encoding calcium uniporter protein 6, mitochondrial isoform X1, giving the protein MWWRAAASRLRMLPRPLSPASATRRRNNHLHLFSLQRLPVAEEEAEFTTAEARRVARLVGVEVLKRRLRGGGQEVVGYGELLDACLEAGAARTHAQAEVLARAMDKSGVLLLFRGKAYLQPHKVVDLVTSAVPHVHEAANDIKRQEFRQLKKQKEDIDSKAQKQVRAILWSGYGLLMTQVEMCFRFTFWDFDWTVMGPITFFAASSFLLADYAYFLVTSSDLEMERQLRCPLGGDHSRAATKAIFEEIERQLRDGQDDQVVGYDDKLLGALLESGLVRTEAEALIRGMEENRLALLVRGKAYLNHKKVTLLN; this is encoded by the exons ATGTGGTGGCGAGCAGCCGCCTCTCGCCTCCGGATGCTTCCCCGACCGCTGTCTCCGGCATCCgccacgaggaggaggaacaacCACCTCCACCTTTTCTCGCTGCAGCGGCTtccggtggcggaggaggaggcggagttCACGACGGCAGAGGCGCGTCGAGTGGCGCGGCTCGTCGGAGTGGAGGTGCTCAAGAGGCGGCTGAGGGGAGGCGGGCAAGAGGTGGTGGGCTACGGCGAGCTCCTCGACGCGTGCCTGGAGGCCGGCGCGGCACGGACGCACGCGCAGGCGGAGGTGCTCGCCCGGGCCATGGACAAGTCCGGCGTCCTGCTGCTCTTCCGGGGCAAGGCCTACCTCCAGCCCCACAAG GTCGTGGACCTGGTAACAAGTGCTGTGCCGCATGTACACGAAGCAGCGAACGACATCAAAAGGCAAGAATTCAGGCAGCTCAAGAAACAGAAGGAAGATATCGACAGCAAGGCGCAGAAGCAGGTGAGGGCGATCCTGTGGTCAGGCTACGGGCTGCTGATGACCCAGGTCGAGATGTGCTTCCGGTTCACCTTCTGGGACTTTGATTGGACTGTGATGGGGCCAATCACCTTCTTCGCCGCCAGCTctttcctcctcgccgactaCGCCTATTTCCTTGTTACCTCCAGCG ACCTGGAGATGGAGAGGCAATTGAGGTGTCCTCTTGGAGGTGACCATTCTCGAG CTGCTACCAAGGCCATCTTTGAAGAAATCGAGCGGCAGCTCAGGGACGGGCAGGATGATCAGGTGGTCGGCTATGACGACAAGCTCCTCGGCGCATTGCTGGAGAGTGGCCTCGTGCGcacggaggcggaggcgctcATCCGGGGGATGGAGGAGAACAGGTTGGCTCTGCTTGTCCGGGGCAAGGCCTACCTCAACCACAAGAAGGTGACATTGCTAAACTAA
- the LOC100821133 gene encoding cysteine synthase isoform X2, whose product MEEEDEGRRGVPSLLRPSADTQEHIASDITQLVGWTPLVELNRITGKGKDAMAARVVGKLELYQPLCSVKDRSALRMIDDAEKKGAIVPGVTTLVEPTSGNLGIGVAYVAALRGYSFVAVMPADYSLDKQILLRYLGAQVILTDPALGFQGQVDRVEQLKKDLSNVHVLDQFTNAANPDAHFTWTGPEIWKDTGGKVDIFVASSGTGGTISGVGKYLKMKNPSVKIICVEPAESPVISGGKPARHKIQGVGPGFVPENLDTSLVDEIITVNAEDAMANARRLAREEGLLVGISSGANLAACLKVASRKENEGKMIVTVFPSGGERYMSCDLFAAAREECIAMTF is encoded by the exons atggaggaagaagacgaaggcAGGAGAGGGGTTCCCTCTCTGCTCAGACCCTCTGCTGACACCCAGGAGCACATCGCCTCCGACATCACCCAG CTCGTGGGATGGACGCCGCTGGTGGAGCTGAACCGGATCACCGGTAAAGGCAAggacgccatggccgcccggGTCGTCGGCAAGCTGGAGCTCTACCAGCCGCTGTGCTCCGTCAAGGACCGCAGCGCCCTGCGGATGATCGACGACGCGGAGAAGAAGGGCGCCATTGTCCCCGGCGTCACGACCTTGGTGGAGCCGACGAGCGGCAACCTGGGGATCGGCGTGGCCTACGTCGCCGCGCTCCGGGGATACAGCTTCGTCGCCGTCATGCCCGCCGACTACTCGCTCGACAAGCAGATCCTGCTAAGATATCTCGGCGCCCAGGTGATTCTAACAG ACCCTGCACTTGGCTTTCAAGGGCAGGTGGACAGGGTGGAGCAGCTCAAGAAGGATCTGTCCAACGTGCACGTCCTTGATCAGTTCACCAACGCAGCAAATCCTGATGCACACTTTACATGGACCG GGCCTGAGATTTGGAAGGACACGGGGGGCAAGGTGGACATCTTTGTGGCTAGTTCAGGGACAGGAGGCACCATATCTGGCGTGGGGAAGTATCTCAAGATGAAGAACCCATCCGTGAAGATCATTTGCGTTGAGCCTGCTGAGAGTCCGGTCATTTCAG GTGGCAAGCCTGCTCGGCATAAAATTCAGGGAGTCGGCCCAGGCTTTGTGCCGGAGAACCTGGACACCTCGCTCGTCGACGAGATCATCACGGTGAATGCAGAGGATGCGATGGCAAATGCAAGGAGGCTGGCAAGGGAGGAAGGCTTGCTCGTGGGCATATCGTCCGGAGCTAATCTGGCAGCTTGCCTGAAG GTGGCGTCGAGGAAAGAAAACGAGGGGAAGATGATTGTCACCGTGTTTcccagcggcggcgagaggtACATGAGCTGTGACCTCTTTGCAGCCGCAAGGGAGGAGTGCATTGCCATGACCTTTTGA
- the LOC100846131 gene encoding cysteine synthase: MAPGKEELGTARRGVPSLLLSDGGIGQEHIASDVTQLIGWTPLIELKRIGAKEGLDARIVGKMEAYQPLCSVKDRSALRMIEDAEEKGLISPGVTTLVEPTSGNLGLGLVLICVSKGYRFVAVMPGQYSLDKQILLRYMGAELFITDPALGFPGITDKVEQLKKELPNVHVLDQFVNPANPDAHVRWTGPEIWKDTAGKVDIFVAGSGSGGTVSGVGKYLKMQNPNVKIICVEPTESPVISGGESGKHKIQGIGPGFLPEVLNTSVIDETVTVTTDEAMANARRLAMEEGLLVGISSGANFAACLKVAAREENKGKMIVTMFPSGGERYMNSDLFAAVREECLAMTY, encoded by the exons ATGGCGCCGGGCAAGGAGGAGTTGGGGACTGCGAGGAGAGGGGTTCCTTCGCTGCTGCTCAGCGACGGCGGAATCGGGCAGGAACACATCGCCTCCGATGTCACCCAG CTGATAGGATGGACGCCGCTCATCGAGCTGAAGCGGATTGGTGCCAAGGAAGGGTTGGATGCCCGGATTGTTGGCAAGATGGAGGCCTACCAGCCGCTTTGCTCCGTCAAGGATCGCAGCGCTCTGAG GATGATCGAAGACGCCGAAGAGAAAGGGCTGATTTCGCCTGGTGTCACGACTCTGGTTGAGCCGACTAGCGGTAATCTGGGGCTAGGGTTGGTCCTCATTTGTGTAAGCAAAGGTTACAGGTTCGTCGCGGTGATGCCGGGCCAGTACTCGCTTGATAAGCAGATCTTGTTGAGATACATGGGTGCTGAGTTGTTCATAACTG ATCCGGCACTCGGGTTTCCGGGAATAACCGACAAGGTCGAACAACTCAAGAAAGAGTTACCCAACGTGCATGTTCTTGATCAGTTTGTGAATCCAGCAAATCCTGATGCACATGTTAGATGGACTG GACCTGAGATTTGGAAGGATACTGCTGGCAAGGTGGACATATTTGTCGCCGGGTCAGGGTCAGGGGGTACGGTATCTGGTGTTGGGAAGTATCTGAAGATGCAAAATCCAAATGTGAAGATCATTTGTGTAGAGCCTACAGAGAGTCCAGTCATTTCAG GAGGGGAGTCAGGCAAGCATAAAATCCAGGGAATAGGACCAGGGTTCTTGCCTGAGGTCTTGAACACCTCGGTCATCGATGAGACGGTCACCGTGACCACAGATGAGGCGATGGCGAACGCGAGGAGGTTGGCAATGGAAGAGGGCCTGCTTGTGGGCATATCTTCTGGGGCAAACTTCGCAGCTTGCCTAAAG GTTGCGGCGAGAGAAGAGAACAAGGGGAAGATGATTGTCACCATGTTCCCGAGCGGGGGCGAGAGATACATGAATTCGGACCTCTTTGCCGCTGTAAGAGAGGAGTGCCTTGCCATGACCTATTGA
- the LOC100844227 gene encoding uncharacterized protein LOC100844227 isoform X2: MWWRAAASRLRMLPRPLSPASATRRRNNHLHLFSLQRLPVAEEEAEFTTAEARRVARLVGVEVLKRRLRGGGQEVVGYGELLDACLEAGAARTHAQAEVLARAMDKSGVLLLFRGKAYLQPHKVPRLYRQLRPHDEAAIGSTREARMWRDVALQSHRTPPPPKTHTHTYSSLISRPSLLLLTGVRRGNGLRRGLAAPARLLGGRVHGRRDGTGERMAGPQNARDLHAGGFCKMATPRRRLTCGPKSFMSTTSCSQICAYNRRTYDEPLNKQ, encoded by the exons ATGTGGTGGCGAGCAGCCGCCTCTCGCCTCCGGATGCTTCCCCGACCGCTGTCTCCGGCATCCgccacgaggaggaggaacaacCACCTCCACCTTTTCTCGCTGCAGCGGCTtccggtggcggaggaggaggcggagttCACGACGGCAGAGGCGCGTCGAGTGGCGCGGCTCGTCGGAGTGGAGGTGCTCAAGAGGCGGCTGAGGGGAGGCGGGCAAGAGGTGGTGGGCTACGGCGAGCTCCTCGACGCGTGCCTGGAGGCCGGCGCGGCACGGACGCACGCGCAGGCGGAGGTGCTCGCCCGGGCCATGGACAAGTCCGGCGTCCTGCTGCTCTTCCGGGGCAAGGCCTACCTCCAGCCCCACAAG GTCCCTCGCCTGTATAGGCAGCTCCGGCCGCATGACGAAGCTGCCATTGGGTCCACACGTGAGGCGAGGATGTGGCGTGATGTGGCGTTGCAATCTCAcagaaccccccccccccccaaaacacacacacacacctatTCTTCTCTCATTTCGCGgccctctctccttctcctcacCGGCGTTCGACGAGGCAACGGACTGCGGAGGGGGCTGGCAGCTCCAGCGCGATTGCTTGGCGGCAGAGTTCACGGCCGGCGAGATGGAACTGGAGAACGGATGGCTGGACCGCAAAATGCAAGAGACTTACACGCGGGGGGTTTCTGTAAGATGGCAACGCCACGTCGTCGTCTGACTTGTGGGCCCAAATCCTTCATGTCAACCACGTCATGCAGCCAGATTTGCGCATACAACCGAAGGACCTatgatgaaccacttaacaaacaatga
- the LOC100843927 gene encoding uncharacterized protein LOC100843927, whose translation MAAAAALRGIRAKLSENREKVISGLLLGSFVVLAVRSSEQQRELDHLEARKKSLCAANSAMASAMWAWREELFALAASPEPPITAARLRDIYGEEEPDLPAPDLPPGSDSEESISIT comes from the exons atggcggcggcggcggcgttgcggGGGATCAGGGCGAAGCTGTCGGAGAACCGGGAGAAGGTGATAAgcgggctgctgctgggctCGTTCGTGGTGCTGGCGGTGCGGTCGTCGGAGCAGCAGCGCGAGCTCGACCACCTGGAGGCCCGCAAGAAGTCCCTCTGCGCCGCCAActccgccatggcctccgCCATGTGGGCCTGGAGGGAGGAGCTCttcgcgctcgccgcctcgccggagccgcccatcaccgccgcccgccttcGCGACATctacggcgaggaggagcccgaCCTGCCCGCGCCCGATCTGCCGCCAG GCTCAGATTCCGAGGAGTCGATTTCCATAACATAA
- the LOC100821844 gene encoding nucleosome assembly protein 1;1 isoform X2, whose protein sequence is MGGEKENLGLSDINSSLPAATAALTAEDRAGLVNALKDKLQSLAGHADLLETLSPNVRTRVEFLRGVQSQHDEIEAKFFEERTALEVKYEKLYEPLYTKRHDIVNGVVEVDTVAKEPTSDKAAEGQDSDAKGVPDFWLTAMKTNEVLTDEILERDEAALKYLKDIKWSRIDDPRGFKLEFVFNTNPFFKNSVLTKTYHMVDDDDPILEKAIGTEIEWYPGKNLTQKILKKKPKKGSKNAKPITKTEECESFFNFFNPPQLPEDEVDIDEDTADELQGQMEHDYDIGTTIKEKIIPHAVSWFTGEAVQAEDFGDMEDGDDDGEEEEEDDDDDEDGDEDEDKDEDEDEDDEEEESKPKKKPAGKSKLSSKGGAQPNAEQPTECKQQ, encoded by the exons ATGGGCGGCGAAAAGGAAAACCTCGGCCTCTCCGATATCAACAGCTccctccccgccgccaccgccg CTCTCACCGCCGAGGACCGTGCCGGCCTCGTCAATGCCCTGAAG GACAAGCTGCAGAGCCTGGCCGGACACGCGGACTTGCTCGAGACACTCTCGCCCAATGTCAGGACGCGTGTCGAGTTTTTGAGGGGCGTTCAG AGCCAACATGATGAGATTGAGGCAAAGTTTTTTGAGGAACGAACTGCGCTTGAAGTGAAGTACGAAAAGCTGTATGAACCATTGTACACCAAG aggcATGACATTGTAAATGGAGTTGTGGAGGTTGATACTGTTGCTAAAGAACCGACCAGCGATAAGGCTGCTGAGGGGCAAGATTCAGATG CTAAAGGTGTCCCAGATTTTTGGCTCACTGCTATGAAAACAAATGAAGTGCTGACTGATGAG ATCCTAGAGCGTGATGAGGCTGCTTTGAAATATCTAAAAGATATCAAGTGGTCTAGAATTGACGACCCGAGGGGTTTCAAGCTGGAGTTTGTCTTTAATACAAACCCTTTCTTCAAGAACTCTGTTCTTACAAAAACCTATCACATGGTTGATGACGATGACCCGATTTTGGAGAAAGCAATTGG GACTGAAATTGAGTGGTATCCTGGGAAAAATCTTACACAGAAGATTCTCAAAAAGAAACCCAAGAAAGGTTCAAAGAATGCGAAGCCTATTACTAAAACTGAAGAATGCGAGAGCTTCTTCAACTTTTTCAACCCTCCACAATTACCTGAAGATGAAGTGGACATTGATGAAGATACT GCTGATGAGCTTCAGGGTCAAATGGAACATGATTATGACATTGG GACAACCATAAAGGAGAAGATCATCCCTCATGCTGTTTCTTGGTTCACTGGTGAGGCTGTGCAAGCTGAGGATTTTGGGGATATGGAAGATGGAGATGAtgacggagaagaagaagaagaagatgatgatgatgatgaagatggtGACGAAGATGAGGACAAGgatgaagatgaggatgaagacgatgaggaagaagagagcaaACCAAAGAAGAAG CCGGCAGGCAAATCAAAG ctATCGTCAAAGGGTGGTGCCCAACCGAACGCCGAGCAACCAACAGAGTGCAAGCAGCAGTAG
- the LOC100821133 gene encoding cysteine synthase isoform X1 — protein MEEEDEGRRGVPSLLRPSADTQEHIASDITQLVGWTPLVELNRITGKGKDAMAARVVGKLELYQPLCSVKDRSALRMIDDAEKKGAIVPGVTTLVEPTSGNLGIGVAYVAALRGYSFVAVMPADYSLDKQILLRYLGAQVILTDPALGFQGQVDRVEQLKKDLSNVHVLDQFTNAANPDAHFTWTGPDLVVLVLCHIGPEIWKDTGGKVDIFVASSGTGGTISGVGKYLKMKNPSVKIICVEPAESPVISGGKPARHKIQGVGPGFVPENLDTSLVDEIITVNAEDAMANARRLAREEGLLVGISSGANLAACLKVASRKENEGKMIVTVFPSGGERYMSCDLFAAAREECIAMTF, from the exons atggaggaagaagacgaaggcAGGAGAGGGGTTCCCTCTCTGCTCAGACCCTCTGCTGACACCCAGGAGCACATCGCCTCCGACATCACCCAG CTCGTGGGATGGACGCCGCTGGTGGAGCTGAACCGGATCACCGGTAAAGGCAAggacgccatggccgcccggGTCGTCGGCAAGCTGGAGCTCTACCAGCCGCTGTGCTCCGTCAAGGACCGCAGCGCCCTGCGGATGATCGACGACGCGGAGAAGAAGGGCGCCATTGTCCCCGGCGTCACGACCTTGGTGGAGCCGACGAGCGGCAACCTGGGGATCGGCGTGGCCTACGTCGCCGCGCTCCGGGGATACAGCTTCGTCGCCGTCATGCCCGCCGACTACTCGCTCGACAAGCAGATCCTGCTAAGATATCTCGGCGCCCAGGTGATTCTAACAG ACCCTGCACTTGGCTTTCAAGGGCAGGTGGACAGGGTGGAGCAGCTCAAGAAGGATCTGTCCAACGTGCACGTCCTTGATCAGTTCACCAACGCAGCAAATCCTGATGCACACTTTACATGGACCG GACCTGATTTAGTAGTGTTGGTTTTGTGCCACATAGGGCCTGAGATTTGGAAGGACACGGGGGGCAAGGTGGACATCTTTGTGGCTAGTTCAGGGACAGGAGGCACCATATCTGGCGTGGGGAAGTATCTCAAGATGAAGAACCCATCCGTGAAGATCATTTGCGTTGAGCCTGCTGAGAGTCCGGTCATTTCAG GTGGCAAGCCTGCTCGGCATAAAATTCAGGGAGTCGGCCCAGGCTTTGTGCCGGAGAACCTGGACACCTCGCTCGTCGACGAGATCATCACGGTGAATGCAGAGGATGCGATGGCAAATGCAAGGAGGCTGGCAAGGGAGGAAGGCTTGCTCGTGGGCATATCGTCCGGAGCTAATCTGGCAGCTTGCCTGAAG GTGGCGTCGAGGAAAGAAAACGAGGGGAAGATGATTGTCACCGTGTTTcccagcggcggcgagaggtACATGAGCTGTGACCTCTTTGCAGCCGCAAGGGAGGAGTGCATTGCCATGACCTTTTGA